From Virgibacillus natechei, the proteins below share one genomic window:
- a CDS encoding AzlC family ABC transporter permease yields MFRKGIATGFPIMLGYLPIAITYGVLAKQAGMSLAELTLMSVMVFAGASQLMGANMIAVGAGALEIIIATFVLNFRHFVMSLSFMNRLRDIGLKWKAPLSLGLTDETFAVSALNTEEAKMEKGAFFYTAIILTAYVAWIFGSFLGGVLGEVIPEILSQSMGVALYAMFIGLLIPSVKKELKVGLIAIIAMLIHAICVYLGISTGWAIVLGTILGGMSGIYLLKEERT; encoded by the coding sequence ATGTTTCGAAAAGGTATTGCAACTGGCTTTCCTATCATGCTTGGTTATTTGCCAATTGCAATTACATATGGTGTCTTAGCAAAACAGGCAGGTATGTCATTAGCAGAATTAACATTAATGAGTGTAATGGTGTTTGCAGGTGCAAGTCAATTAATGGGTGCTAATATGATCGCTGTAGGGGCCGGGGCTTTAGAAATAATTATAGCTACTTTTGTATTAAATTTCCGGCATTTTGTGATGAGCTTATCATTCATGAATCGTTTGCGTGATATTGGGTTAAAATGGAAGGCTCCCTTATCATTAGGCTTGACGGATGAAACGTTTGCAGTATCTGCTTTAAATACAGAAGAAGCTAAAATGGAAAAAGGTGCTTTTTTCTATACAGCTATCATTTTAACTGCTTATGTCGCATGGATATTTGGTTCATTTCTTGGTGGGGTACTCGGTGAAGTTATTCCGGAAATACTTAGTCAAAGTATGGGAGTTGCGCTGTATGCAATGTTTATTGGACTATTAATACCTTCTGTAAAAAAAGAGCTAAAAGTAGGGTTGATCGCCATCATCGCAATGCTGATTCATGCCATATGTGTTTATTTAGGTATAAGCACGGGATGGGCAATTGTACTGGGGACCATATTAGGTGGAATGAGTGGCATTTACTTGTTGAAGGAGGAGCGGACATGA
- a CDS encoding AzlD domain-containing protein, with amino-acid sequence MILLIIIGMSLATMIPRIIPAFVVDKLQFRDWINRWLNAIPYAALGALIFPGILTVIPERPHIGLIGGIVAVGLAYIGLNVIVVVIGAIVTVFLLMI; translated from the coding sequence ATGATTTTATTAATTATTATAGGCATGTCACTAGCAACGATGATCCCAAGAATAATTCCAGCATTTGTTGTCGATAAGTTACAGTTTCGCGATTGGATTAATCGTTGGTTAAATGCAATCCCATATGCAGCATTAGGTGCGCTTATTTTTCCAGGAATATTAACGGTCATACCAGAGCGGCCACATATTGGCTTAATTGGTGGGATCGTGGCAGTTGGATTAGCTTATATTGGTCTTAATGTAATAGTGGTTGTCATTGGTGCTATCGTTACTGTATTTCTTCTCATGATATAG
- a CDS encoding cation diffusion facilitator family transporter, whose product MNHTDNLKKGEKGAWVSIITYLVLAVVKLVVANIGNSDALRADGLNNATDVIAAVAVLIGLKISRKPPDEDHHYGHYRAETIASLFAAFIMVLIGIQVIISSFQQVASLESVKPDMLTAWVAIGSAIIMFFVYMYNLKLAKKVQSGALYAAAQDNRADALVSIGAFIGIIGAQFGLFWLDPLAGLLVGIIICNTAWDIFKDATHTLTDGFDEKLLEEIRTSITKDPDVKKVVDVKGRIHGNQSVVDITILVDPHLNVQESHDITDRIENYLATKHTIMYAHIHIEPYNEKTDS is encoded by the coding sequence ATGAATCATACCGATAATTTAAAAAAGGGAGAAAAAGGCGCTTGGGTCAGTATTATTACATATCTCGTGCTTGCCGTCGTTAAATTAGTTGTTGCCAATATTGGTAACTCGGATGCTTTACGTGCAGATGGTTTGAATAATGCCACCGATGTAATAGCCGCCGTCGCCGTTTTAATTGGCCTGAAAATTTCTAGAAAACCACCAGATGAAGATCATCACTATGGCCATTATAGAGCAGAAACAATCGCTTCGTTATTTGCAGCGTTCATTATGGTGCTTATCGGTATCCAAGTTATTATTTCATCCTTTCAACAAGTAGCATCCTTAGAATCTGTGAAACCGGATATGTTAACAGCTTGGGTTGCGATAGGATCTGCTATCATCATGTTTTTCGTTTATATGTACAATTTAAAACTTGCCAAAAAAGTGCAAAGTGGTGCCTTATATGCAGCAGCACAGGATAACAGAGCTGATGCACTTGTTAGTATTGGTGCTTTCATTGGAATTATTGGTGCGCAATTTGGCTTATTCTGGTTGGACCCTTTAGCTGGTCTGCTTGTCGGTATTATTATTTGTAATACAGCTTGGGACATTTTTAAAGATGCAACACATACATTAACAGACGGTTTTGATGAAAAACTGCTTGAAGAGATACGAACAAGTATTACGAAGGATCCAGATGTAAAAAAAGTTGTTGACGTTAAAGGACGCATACATGGAAACCAATCAGTTGTTGACATTACGATTCTTGTCGATCCGCACCTTAATGTGCAGGAAAGCCATGATATAACGGATCGTATTGAGAATTATCTAGCAACAAAGCATACTATCATGTATGCACATATCCATATTGAACCGTATAATGAAAAAACTGATTCATGA
- a CDS encoding IDEAL domain-containing protein, translated as MKQEKLMYRFYRYEGKTLQAKRKIPFEIELTARLLLDELCFNWNKNKLESEINDSIETRNEDEFIKLSELFKQYVWE; from the coding sequence ATGAAACAGGAAAAACTGATGTACCGATTTTATCGGTACGAAGGTAAAACCCTTCAAGCTAAAAGAAAAATCCCATTTGAAATAGAACTAACGGCTCGACTGCTATTGGATGAGCTGTGCTTTAACTGGAACAAAAATAAATTAGAATCTGAAATTAACGACTCGATTGAGACCAGAAATGAAGATGAATTTATAAAATTAAGTGAATTATTCAAACAATATGTTTGGGAGTAA
- a CDS encoding methyl-accepting chemotaxis protein: MNKMMDSFTRSTADGEALKDLSLKGKQSMDELTGTKDGFQQSFEKLIGNMDHLVQKLDENNSFTVKIQDIAEQTNLLAVNYPPPTL, encoded by the coding sequence TTGAATAAAATGATGGATTCTTTTACGAGAAGTACTGCTGATGGCGAAGCGTTAAAAGACTTATCGCTCAAAGGAAAACAATCCATGGATGAATTAACAGGAACAAAGGATGGTTTCCAACAATCCTTTGAAAAGCTAATAGGTAATATGGATCATCTTGTCCAAAAATTAGATGAAAACAATAGCTTCACCGTAAAAATACAAGACATTGCTGAACAAACAAATCTGCTAGCAGTCAACTACCCACCACCGACTTTATAG
- the iscB gene encoding RNA-guided endonuclease IscB, with protein sequence MVVFVINKHGNPLMPCKPRKARVLLKEKKAKIVSHNPFTIQLLYGSSGYTQEVNIGVDLGAKHVGIAITSDDKVLAKGEVELRQDVKAAIDTRRTYRRSRRNRKTRYRKPRFQNRNREKGWLPPSIQSRVENTFFWIDKFYDLVPNTKLTIEVGKFDVQKMIDPDIAGVTYQQGQTYGYHDVRYFVFARDNYTCHVCKQKGKILNTHHLIYRSHGGSNRADNLVTVCTDCHTHENHQNGSILWKWMIEGKRLPQYKEGPFMNSFRRRVFFKYPHAAITYGSVTTPKRKELGLEKSHMNDAIAISGIPFIKENTGDIFNIKQFRKKKRSLHEATARKGRKTKNTTSKRNEKNKKYLNGFYLNDKVRVYETTGYITGFTGTSGAYVKSIEGDYITMPNKSYKQVGLKDLKRISHNNNWQFDQKAFG encoded by the coding sequence ATGGTAGTGTTCGTTATCAACAAACATGGCAATCCTTTGATGCCATGTAAACCAAGAAAAGCTCGGGTTTTACTGAAAGAAAAGAAAGCAAAGATTGTATCTCACAACCCTTTTACGATTCAATTACTGTATGGAAGCAGTGGATATACGCAAGAGGTGAATATCGGGGTGGATCTGGGAGCCAAACATGTTGGCATCGCTATTACGAGTGACGACAAGGTACTAGCTAAGGGAGAAGTAGAACTTCGACAGGATGTTAAAGCTGCCATTGATACCAGAAGAACTTACAGGCGATCCAGAAGAAACCGGAAAACACGTTATCGTAAACCGCGTTTTCAAAACCGCAACCGGGAGAAAGGATGGTTGCCTCCGAGTATCCAAAGCCGGGTGGAAAATACCTTCTTTTGGATCGACAAGTTTTACGATCTTGTGCCAAACACTAAGTTAACCATAGAGGTTGGCAAATTCGATGTGCAAAAGATGATCGACCCAGACATTGCCGGGGTTACCTACCAACAGGGTCAGACGTATGGCTATCATGACGTGCGTTACTTTGTATTTGCAAGGGATAACTATACATGTCACGTGTGCAAACAGAAAGGCAAAATTCTGAACACCCATCACCTTATATATCGCTCACATGGGGGTTCCAATCGGGCAGATAACCTGGTTACCGTTTGTACAGACTGTCACACACATGAGAACCATCAGAACGGAAGCATTCTTTGGAAGTGGATGATCGAAGGAAAAAGGTTGCCACAATACAAAGAAGGGCCGTTCATGAATAGCTTTCGCAGGAGGGTATTTTTCAAGTATCCACACGCAGCAATCACGTATGGATCAGTAACTACGCCAAAGCGTAAAGAACTGGGATTGGAAAAAAGCCATATGAATGATGCGATTGCGATCAGTGGCATTCCATTCATCAAAGAAAACACCGGAGACATTTTCAACATCAAGCAATTTCGGAAAAAGAAGCGATCTCTTCATGAGGCAACGGCTAGAAAAGGACGTAAAACGAAAAACACAACGAGTAAACGAAACGAAAAAAACAAGAAATACCTCAATGGATTTTATTTGAATGACAAAGTAAGGGTATATGAAACAACCGGCTACATTACAGGATTTACAGGGACAAGTGGGGCTTACGTTAAGTCCATCGAAGGGGATTATATCACCATGCCCAATAAAAGTTATAAACAGGTTGGTCTCAAAGACTTGAAACGAATTAGCCATAACAACAATTGGCAGTTTGACCAGAAGGCATTTGGCTGA
- the fumC gene encoding class II fumarate hydratase yields the protein MDFRVEKDTIGEINVPADKYWGAQTQRSKQNFPIGNEEMPLEVIKAFAILKKSAAKANSDLGLLEPKKAEAIAYAAEQIINDKLNDHFPLVVWQTGSGTQSNMNVNEVMAYVGNQWLEEEGSDIKLHPNDDINKSQSSNDTYPTAMHIASVLKLDDTVLPAVRTLKNTLETKVEAFQDIVKIGRTHLQDATPLTLGQEISGWHRMLEKSEMMINESKHYLKELAIGGTAVGTGLNAHPEFSNRVCDAINEFTGKDFTSAENKFHALTSHDETVYAHGALKALAADMLKIANDVRWLASGPRSGIGEITIPANEPGSSIMPGKVNPTQSEAVTMVVAQVMGNDATIGFGASQGNFELNVFKPVIAYNFLQSSQILADSILSFDERCAQGIEPNHEQIEKYLNDSLMLVTALNPHIGYENAAKIAKKAFDDNSTLKETAVELGLLTEEEFEKYVNPEEMTYPK from the coding sequence ATGGATTTTCGAGTAGAAAAAGATACAATAGGGGAAATAAACGTACCTGCTGATAAATATTGGGGGGCGCAAACACAACGTAGCAAACAAAACTTCCCGATTGGAAATGAAGAAATGCCGTTAGAAGTTATTAAAGCGTTTGCTATTTTAAAGAAAAGTGCTGCCAAAGCGAATAGCGATTTAGGCTTATTGGAACCTAAAAAGGCTGAGGCTATTGCATATGCTGCAGAACAAATAATAAATGATAAATTAAATGATCATTTTCCGTTGGTTGTGTGGCAAACAGGTAGTGGTACACAATCGAATATGAATGTTAATGAAGTAATGGCCTATGTAGGAAATCAATGGTTGGAGGAAGAAGGAAGCGACATAAAGCTTCATCCGAATGATGATATTAATAAATCGCAGAGTTCCAACGATACATATCCAACAGCAATGCATATCGCTTCTGTTTTAAAGCTTGATGATACGGTGCTTCCTGCAGTGCGTACATTAAAAAATACGTTAGAGACAAAAGTTGAAGCGTTTCAGGATATTGTGAAAATCGGCCGGACACATTTGCAGGATGCAACACCATTAACACTCGGCCAGGAAATAAGCGGCTGGCATCGCATGCTTGAAAAGTCCGAAATGATGATTAACGAAAGCAAGCATTATCTAAAGGAACTTGCTATTGGTGGAACAGCTGTAGGGACAGGATTAAATGCTCATCCTGAGTTTTCAAATCGTGTTTGTGATGCGATTAATGAATTCACTGGAAAAGATTTTACCTCTGCAGAAAATAAATTCCATGCTCTAACTAGTCATGATGAGACCGTTTATGCACATGGAGCTTTAAAGGCTTTGGCTGCAGATATGCTTAAAATAGCCAATGACGTCCGTTGGTTAGCAAGTGGCCCGCGAAGTGGAATAGGAGAGATCACTATTCCAGCAAATGAACCTGGAAGCTCCATTATGCCAGGAAAAGTTAATCCAACACAAAGTGAAGCAGTAACAATGGTAGTTGCACAAGTTATGGGAAATGATGCAACAATTGGTTTTGGAGCAAGCCAAGGTAATTTTGAGCTTAACGTATTTAAACCAGTAATTGCCTATAATTTCCTACAATCTAGCCAAATTCTCGCAGACAGTATTCTTTCATTTGATGAACGCTGTGCACAAGGTATTGAGCCGAATCATGAACAGATTGAAAAATATTTAAATGATTCATTGATGCTCGTAACGGCATTAAATCCTCATATTGGTTATGAAAATGCAGCTAAAATTGCAAAGAAAGCATTCGATGATAACTCTACTTTAAAAGAGACAGCGGTAGAACTGGGATTACTAACGGAAGAAGAATTTGAGAAATATGTAAACCCAGAAGAAATGACATATCCAAAATAA
- a CDS encoding alpha/beta-type small acid-soluble spore protein: MANNNNSNQLVVPGVQQALDQMKTEIAQEFGVNLGADSTSRSNGSVGGEITKRLVQSAQQQMNGQ, encoded by the coding sequence ATGGCAAATAATAATAATTCAAATCAACTAGTTGTACCTGGCGTACAACAAGCACTTGATCAAATGAAAACTGAAATTGCTCAGGAATTTGGCGTTAATTTAGGTGCTGATTCAACATCACGTTCTAACGGTTCTGTTGGTGGAGAAATTACAAAACGACTTGTTCAATCTGCTCAACAACAAATGAATGGACAATAA
- a CDS encoding ABC transporter ATP-binding protein — MAELRLENIQKTYDKSVVAVDDFNLNVTDKEFIVFVGPSGCGKSTTLRMIAGLEEISEGELYINDKKMNDVAPKDRDIAMVFQNYALYPHMNVYDNMAFGLKLRKFKKDEITDRVNNAADILGLGGYLDRKPKALSGGQRQRVALGRAIVRDAKVFLMDEPLSNLDAKLRVQMRAEIQKLHRRLKTTTIYVTHDQTEAMTMATRLVVMKDGFIQQVGAPKDVYESPDNVFVGGFIGSPSMNFFTGKLTDGYFEMEDIKIQIPEGKMKTLRGQGYVDKEITLGIRPEDIHDEPAFLEASPNTKINAEIDVAELMGAETYLYSKVKEQEFVARVDSRSDISGESTIELGFDMNNVHFFDQETELRIK, encoded by the coding sequence ATGGCTGAATTACGTTTGGAAAATATCCAAAAAACATATGATAAAAGTGTTGTTGCCGTAGATGACTTTAATTTAAATGTTACGGATAAAGAATTTATTGTATTTGTTGGTCCTTCTGGTTGCGGGAAATCAACCACGTTACGGATGATTGCAGGCCTTGAAGAAATTTCAGAGGGCGAGCTCTACATCAATGATAAAAAAATGAATGATGTTGCACCGAAAGACCGTGACATTGCGATGGTCTTCCAGAACTATGCTTTGTATCCACATATGAACGTATATGATAATATGGCATTCGGTTTAAAACTTCGTAAATTTAAAAAAGATGAAATTACAGATCGCGTGAATAATGCTGCTGACATTTTAGGTCTAGGGGGATACTTGGATCGTAAACCAAAGGCCTTATCTGGTGGACAAAGACAGCGTGTAGCACTAGGACGCGCGATTGTTCGAGATGCCAAAGTATTCTTAATGGATGAGCCCTTATCAAACTTAGATGCTAAATTACGTGTACAAATGCGTGCAGAAATTCAAAAGCTTCATAGACGGTTAAAAACAACCACTATCTATGTAACCCATGACCAAACAGAAGCAATGACGATGGCAACTCGTCTCGTCGTTATGAAAGATGGATTTATCCAACAAGTTGGTGCACCGAAAGATGTTTATGAAAGCCCTGATAACGTATTTGTTGGAGGATTTATTGGTTCACCTTCCATGAATTTCTTTACCGGAAAACTAACAGATGGATACTTCGAAATGGAAGATATAAAAATACAGATACCAGAAGGTAAAATGAAGACATTGCGTGGACAAGGCTATGTTGATAAAGAAATTACTTTAGGTATTCGTCCAGAAGATATTCATGACGAACCAGCATTTCTTGAAGCTTCACCAAATACAAAAATAAACGCGGAAATTGATGTTGCTGAATTAATGGGAGCAGAAACCTATCTATACTCTAAAGTGAAGGAGCAGGAGTTTGTTGCACGAGTTGATTCGCGATCAGATATATCAGGTGAATCAACTATCGAATTAGGCTTTGATATGAATAACGTACACTTTTTTGATCAAGAAACAGAATTACGGATAAAATAA
- a CDS encoding PucR family transcriptional regulator yields MLKKLKKAFPSMIVYGDDYDRLTNYKWFNVEENKIIGIDENELTERDTSILAAFLSPYNINFPLQTEDEKIWKKRIKNGSDNKTVTPYRFVYFSIKKNQIDPKSFKEALDVFFTTPVPIIWENETEGVIIEEKTLHEDDAISYEQIIDVLMSDLYVKINFLVGPYFDNLENIDQYYISFVKSGNTAFTYSDKSVITYIDAFASIVVDQAGARLRNEMITIVLRELAADDELLHTVKTFIECNLNVSLAAKELYMHRNSLQYRLDKFIDKTGVDIRQFNQAMVVYLALLANMHKSL; encoded by the coding sequence ATGCTAAAAAAATTGAAAAAAGCTTTCCCATCAATGATTGTATACGGGGATGACTATGATAGGTTAACGAATTACAAATGGTTTAACGTCGAAGAAAATAAAATTATAGGTATCGATGAAAATGAATTAACGGAGAGAGACACATCGATCTTAGCCGCTTTTTTGTCACCCTATAATATAAACTTTCCTTTGCAAACAGAAGATGAAAAGATTTGGAAGAAGCGAATAAAAAATGGCTCTGACAATAAAACAGTAACCCCCTATCGATTTGTCTATTTCTCCATTAAAAAAAATCAAATAGATCCAAAGTCATTTAAAGAAGCACTTGATGTATTTTTCACCACACCGGTTCCTATTATATGGGAAAATGAAACAGAAGGCGTAATTATTGAAGAAAAAACATTGCACGAAGATGACGCAATTTCGTATGAACAGATTATTGATGTATTAATGAGTGATTTATATGTGAAAATTAATTTTTTAGTAGGCCCTTATTTCGACAATCTAGAGAATATTGATCAATACTATATATCTTTTGTAAAAAGTGGTAATACGGCTTTCACCTATTCCGATAAATCCGTTATAACCTATATTGATGCATTTGCCTCCATTGTTGTGGATCAAGCCGGTGCGCGTTTACGAAATGAAATGATTACAATTGTTTTAAGAGAACTAGCAGCAGACGATGAACTATTACATACAGTTAAAACCTTTATTGAATGTAATTTAAATGTATCACTTGCCGCAAAGGAGTTATACATGCACCGTAATAGCCTGCAATATAGATTAGATAAATTTATTGATAAGACGGGTGTGGATATACGTCAATTTAACCAGGCAATGGTTGTCTATTTAGCATTACTAGCAAACATGCACAAAAGCCTCTAG
- a CDS encoding YlbF family regulator codes for MPNIYDSAYELEKAIRESEEFKDLKTAYDAVMADESAKQMFDNFRETQMTLQEKQMQGQEITEEEVQKAQQVVELVQQHGDISKLMEQEQRLNTVINDVSRIITTPLEELYGSPEEQTE; via the coding sequence GTGCCAAATATTTATGATAGCGCGTATGAATTAGAAAAGGCAATTCGTGAGAGTGAAGAGTTCAAAGATCTAAAAACTGCATATGATGCGGTGATGGCTGATGAATCTGCCAAGCAAATGTTTGATAATTTCCGTGAGACGCAAATGACTTTACAGGAAAAACAAATGCAAGGACAAGAAATCACGGAAGAAGAGGTTCAAAAAGCCCAGCAAGTAGTAGAGCTTGTTCAACAGCATGGTGATATTTCTAAATTAATGGAACAAGAACAGCGCTTGAATACGGTAATTAACGATGTTAGCCGTATTATTACAACACCATTGGAAGAGTTATATGGTAGTCCTGAGGAACAAACGGAATAG
- a CDS encoding enoyl-CoA hydratase-related protein: MSTVLVESQNNISYIYLNRAERYNAINKEMLEELLRVVETVEKNEDSIVILAGKGKAFSAGGDVGMMKDFADSAFFDGIMKTIERIVLKLYMMPKIVISALQGSAAGLGLSLALTADYVIAQRESKLGVLFMGIGLAPDGGGHFLLKERLGIHQAKQFIWGMKQVDASQAKEMGLVDIITDKQVMEEATEVGNKLLATPLTAALKTKEMYHSTQKETLRYYLEEEAKTQWKLRNTDDHQEGVQAFLEKRKPKFIGK; this comes from the coding sequence ATGAGTACGGTATTAGTAGAAAGTCAAAACAATATATCATATATTTATCTGAATCGTGCCGAGCGTTATAATGCAATAAACAAAGAAATGTTGGAAGAGTTGCTTAGAGTAGTGGAAACGGTTGAAAAAAATGAAGATAGCATTGTCATCTTAGCTGGAAAGGGAAAGGCTTTTTCTGCTGGTGGTGATGTTGGGATGATGAAGGACTTTGCAGATAGCGCTTTTTTTGATGGAATCATGAAAACGATTGAGCGAATTGTTCTGAAATTATATATGATGCCAAAAATCGTTATTTCAGCTCTTCAGGGATCGGCAGCCGGGCTGGGGTTGAGTTTAGCTTTAACGGCAGATTATGTAATCGCGCAACGAGAATCGAAATTAGGGGTGCTATTTATGGGAATTGGCTTGGCTCCAGATGGAGGCGGACATTTCCTATTAAAAGAACGATTAGGTATCCACCAAGCTAAACAATTTATATGGGGCATGAAACAAGTAGACGCCAGCCAGGCTAAGGAAATGGGACTTGTTGATATTATCACAGATAAACAAGTAATGGAAGAAGCAACGGAGGTAGGGAATAAGCTCTTAGCTACGCCATTAACAGCAGCTCTCAAAACAAAAGAAATGTACCATTCGACACAAAAAGAAACACTTAGATATTATCTGGAAGAAGAAGCGAAAACACAGTGGAAGCTGAGAAATACAGATGATCATCAGGAAGGTGTACAAGCATTTCTAGAGAAAAGAAAGCCTAAATTTATAGGCAAATAG
- a CDS encoding YhzD family protein, whose translation MRTYALTVFAQSGEKLLDESFTAENNDEAKKIGQVRLEEEGYSEHTHRCVSPEAKLILFHR comes from the coding sequence ATGAGAACCTATGCGTTAACTGTCTTTGCTCAATCTGGTGAAAAGCTACTCGATGAATCATTTACTGCAGAAAATAACGATGAAGCTAAAAAAATCGGTCAAGTACGGCTGGAGGAAGAAGGATACAGCGAACATACCCATCGCTGTGTATCTCCAGAAGCTAAATTAATATTGTTTCATAGATAA
- a CDS encoding ABC transporter ATP-binding protein — protein sequence MPSSNRGKGERKLTLKIKDVTKRFGKHTAVDHLSLEIPEKEMFGILGGNGAGKTTTFRMILGLLDITEGEISWNDEAIGYDKSHLIGYLPEERGLYPKLKVRDQIIYLGKLRGMRKSEVVTELEAWLKRFKVPEYMDKKIEELSKGNQQKIQFISAIIHKPKLLILDEPFSGLDPVNVEMLKEAVIDLKERGTSIVFSSHQMEHVEELCEHLCILHKGKPVVQGTLREIKQSYGRKNLVIHAAIPLEFLRDFPGVVSYKKVTEGCELQIENEDVSQGIFRELQGKGFVRKFELEEPTLNDIFIEKVGASYE from the coding sequence ATGCCAAGTTCTAATAGGGGGAAAGGGGAGAGAAAGTTGACGTTGAAAATCAAAGATGTAACGAAACGGTTTGGCAAACATACGGCAGTGGATCATCTTTCACTTGAGATACCGGAAAAAGAAATGTTTGGAATCTTAGGTGGGAATGGGGCCGGGAAAACAACAACCTTCCGTATGATCTTAGGGTTATTGGACATTACAGAAGGGGAAATTTCCTGGAATGATGAGGCGATCGGCTATGATAAAAGTCATTTGATCGGTTACCTGCCAGAGGAAAGAGGACTTTACCCGAAGTTGAAGGTAAGGGATCAAATTATTTATCTCGGCAAATTACGAGGGATGCGTAAAAGTGAGGTGGTTACAGAATTAGAAGCATGGCTCAAGCGTTTTAAAGTGCCTGAATACATGGATAAAAAAATAGAAGAATTATCGAAGGGAAATCAGCAAAAAATCCAATTTATTTCTGCAATTATTCATAAACCTAAACTACTAATCTTGGATGAGCCGTTTTCCGGGCTGGATCCGGTTAACGTAGAAATGCTGAAAGAAGCTGTTATTGATTTGAAAGAAAGAGGCACATCGATTGTATTCTCATCCCATCAAATGGAGCATGTGGAGGAATTATGTGAGCATTTATGCATTTTACATAAAGGCAAACCAGTTGTTCAGGGGACTCTAAGGGAGATAAAACAGTCTTATGGCAGGAAGAACTTAGTCATTCATGCAGCTATTCCGCTAGAATTTTTACGGGATTTTCCCGGTGTTGTTAGTTATAAAAAGGTAACCGAAGGCTGTGAGCTGCAAATTGAAAATGAAGATGTCTCTCAAGGAATTTTTAGGGAATTGCAGGGAAAAGGATTTGTTCGTAAATTTGAACTGGAAGAGCCTACCTTAAATGATATTTTCATTGAGAAAGTAGGTGCTTCTTATGAATAA